The Alteromonas stellipolaris genome includes a region encoding these proteins:
- a CDS encoding TonB-dependent receptor — protein sequence MTSESEVEVIKVKGTYFNDYKVGDASGAMRANVSLLETSQAVTVIPETIIDEQLATTLGEVLNNDASLSPGSKQRNREVFSSRGFELSSSTGYLRDGHQHWSHYQQPIETLSRVEVIKGPSSILYGQSAPGGLINMVTKQPTASRLLEVSADTDQYGSTRFMLDAGGEITEDTGYRAVLVKQDVNFDREYQNGETRERDRFLGSLVLEHKINDSLIVNAYYDRTNDKAGLDTGAWLDEDANVISNRNTINDFSWAFTDIHVENKGVKLTYFMNPEWQVKVGYNEQSFERQRFESSPRLPSDYEIGNSYTSNPYDRSDDWQFKTAFIDFNGEVSFGGIEHNILIGGNSLDYYYGQLIERGDSITYTVGQPEPAKPDLNFNNDETLSTTEYDYYGVYFQDLMTFNDQWQVAIGGRFDKQSREGADNESLLPKVGVLYHPAENSTIYVNYSEGFEPQSSETIEDELDQNFGMELDATTSKQVELGAKWEVSERLLLNGALFNIEKTGTLISEQLLNDPLYTTVTTQSGKQTHRGLELAAQGAVSDKWFVMTSMMYLDAEYEKDENFEGNTPVDAPKWSASLWSRYEVTEKLALNAGIFYQGERYADNANTVLKDAYSRVDIGATYRTDIMGKQVDVRLNVENVFDTNYLVGGGINNVTIGDGATARIEFKTSL from the coding sequence ATGACAAGCGAAAGCGAAGTAGAAGTAATCAAGGTAAAAGGTACCTATTTTAACGACTATAAAGTAGGTGATGCTTCCGGTGCTATGCGTGCTAATGTCTCATTGCTTGAAACCTCTCAAGCAGTAACAGTAATCCCTGAAACTATTATTGATGAGCAGCTTGCCACCACGTTAGGGGAAGTACTCAATAACGATGCAAGTTTGTCACCGGGTTCTAAACAACGAAACCGTGAAGTATTCAGCTCTCGTGGCTTTGAATTGAGCTCTTCTACCGGCTATTTACGTGACGGACATCAACATTGGTCTCACTATCAACAGCCAATCGAAACGCTTTCAAGAGTAGAGGTTATCAAAGGGCCTTCAAGTATTCTATATGGTCAGTCTGCACCAGGTGGGCTTATTAATATGGTAACCAAGCAACCTACGGCATCTCGTTTATTGGAAGTTAGCGCAGACACCGACCAATATGGTTCTACACGATTTATGCTAGATGCTGGTGGCGAGATTACCGAAGATACAGGCTATCGCGCGGTATTGGTAAAGCAGGATGTTAATTTCGATCGCGAATATCAAAATGGCGAAACAAGAGAGCGTGATCGTTTCCTAGGTTCATTGGTGCTTGAACATAAAATTAACGACAGCTTAATAGTGAATGCTTATTACGATCGCACTAACGATAAAGCAGGTTTAGATACCGGCGCATGGTTAGATGAAGATGCTAACGTAATAAGTAATAGAAATACCATTAACGACTTCTCGTGGGCGTTCACTGATATCCATGTTGAAAACAAAGGGGTTAAATTAACCTATTTCATGAATCCAGAGTGGCAAGTGAAGGTGGGTTACAACGAGCAATCGTTTGAAAGACAGCGTTTTGAATCATCGCCTCGACTTCCTTCAGACTACGAAATTGGTAACAGCTATACCTCTAACCCATACGATCGTTCAGATGATTGGCAATTTAAAACCGCGTTTATCGATTTTAATGGTGAAGTTTCGTTTGGTGGTATTGAGCACAATATCCTTATTGGCGGAAACTCACTGGATTATTATTATGGCCAGCTTATCGAAAGAGGGGATTCAATCACCTACACCGTAGGGCAACCAGAGCCTGCTAAACCAGATTTAAACTTCAATAATGATGAAACCTTAAGTACCACTGAATACGATTATTACGGTGTGTATTTCCAAGATTTGATGACGTTTAACGATCAATGGCAAGTTGCCATTGGTGGTCGCTTCGATAAGCAGAGTCGTGAAGGCGCTGACAACGAATCTTTATTGCCAAAAGTTGGGGTGTTGTATCACCCAGCAGAGAACAGCACGATTTATGTGAACTACTCAGAAGGGTTTGAGCCTCAATCAAGTGAAACCATTGAAGACGAACTTGATCAAAACTTTGGTATGGAATTAGATGCAACTACTTCAAAGCAAGTAGAGTTGGGCGCGAAATGGGAAGTATCAGAACGTCTATTGTTAAATGGTGCACTATTTAATATAGAAAAAACGGGAACCCTTATTTCAGAGCAGTTATTGAACGACCCACTTTACACCACGGTTACTACCCAATCTGGTAAGCAAACTCACAGAGGCCTAGAACTTGCTGCACAAGGTGCGGTAAGCGATAAATGGTTTGTGATGACATCTATGATGTACTTAGATGCTGAGTATGAAAAAGACGAGAACTTTGAAGGCAATACGCCAGTTGATGCGCCTAAATGGTCAGCGTCATTATGGAGCCGCTACGAAGTTACTGAGAAATTAGCATTAAATGCGGGTATCTTTTATCAGGGCGAGCGCTATGCTGACAACGCCAATACTGTGTTAAAAGACGCTTACAGCCGTGTTGATATAGGTGCGACATACCGTACTGATATTATGGGTAAACAAGTTGATGTAAGGTTAAATGTAGAAAACGTATTTGATACCAATTACCTTGTTGGTGGCGGAATTAACAACGTGACTATTGGTGACGGTGCGACTGCTCGCATAGAATTCAAAACGTCTCTGTAA
- a CDS encoding Mpo1 family 2-hydroxy fatty acid dioxygenase, translated as MKTLEQHLSEYAKYHRDQRNIFTHYIGIPLIVFAFLSLLSRPAFEVTAPIVGALLLSPALLVWVIGNVFYLKLDVKLGLTMVVLTGALLYIAQPLAQSATWLWLSASIGIFVGGWILQFVGHHFEGKKPAFVDDIMGLAIGPLFVVAELGFELGLRGELQAKIEETSGAVH; from the coding sequence ATGAAAACGCTTGAGCAGCATTTAAGTGAGTACGCTAAATACCATAGAGATCAGCGTAATATCTTTACCCATTACATTGGTATTCCCCTTATTGTTTTTGCGTTTTTAAGCTTGTTAAGCCGCCCGGCTTTTGAAGTTACAGCGCCAATTGTAGGTGCATTATTGCTAAGCCCTGCGTTGCTCGTGTGGGTAATAGGTAATGTATTTTACTTAAAGTTAGATGTGAAACTTGGCTTAACTATGGTGGTGTTAACAGGGGCTTTGCTTTACATCGCACAGCCTTTAGCGCAGAGCGCAACATGGTTATGGCTATCTGCTTCAATCGGTATTTTTGTTGGCGGCTGGATTTTACAATTTGTTGGGCATCATTTTGAAGGCAAAAAACCAGCCTTCGTAGACGATATTATGGGCTTGGCTATTGGGCCGTTGTTTGTGGTTGCAGAACTTGGTTTCGAATTGGGTTTGCGAGGAGAACTTCAAGCGAAAATTGAAGAAACTTCAGGTGCAGTGCATTAG
- a CDS encoding crotonase/enoyl-CoA hydratase family protein, with protein MAFELKIENKVALITFDDGKVNAVGFTLIDALNNALDEAEQKADAVVMYGGADKFCGGFDLSVMKAEDKTEQVKLVQAGADLIIRLYSYPKPLIVAAEGHSIALGAIFLMAADLRIGKDGDTKYGLTETAIGMVLPAFGMELAKSRLAPTSLTEALLFSRVYPGKEAVKVGYLDAAVPQDQVLATAMGYAEKLKMLPAKAFAESKLQLRKETLSKMRG; from the coding sequence ATGGCTTTCGAATTAAAAATTGAAAACAAGGTAGCACTTATTACCTTTGATGACGGGAAAGTAAACGCAGTGGGCTTTACCCTTATTGATGCGTTAAATAACGCATTAGATGAAGCTGAGCAAAAAGCTGATGCAGTAGTAATGTACGGCGGTGCCGATAAGTTTTGCGGCGGCTTCGACCTTTCCGTTATGAAAGCTGAAGATAAAACCGAACAAGTTAAATTAGTGCAAGCAGGTGCCGACTTAATTATACGGCTGTACAGCTATCCTAAACCCCTTATTGTTGCCGCTGAAGGCCATAGTATCGCGCTAGGGGCAATATTCTTGATGGCCGCTGACTTACGTATAGGTAAAGATGGTGACACTAAATATGGTTTAACCGAAACCGCTATCGGCATGGTTTTACCTGCGTTTGGTATGGAACTGGCGAAGTCACGTTTAGCTCCAACTTCTTTAACCGAAGCATTACTTTTTTCGCGCGTATATCCAGGGAAGGAAGCCGTAAAAGTGGGCTATTTGGATGCAGCAGTGCCTCAAGATCAAGTACTTGCTACCGCAATGGGCTATGCTGAAAAACTTAAAATGTTGCCTGCGAAAGCGTTTGCAGAATCGAAGCTACAACTTCGCAAAGAAACGCTATCAAAAATGCGTGGCTAA
- a CDS encoding aminotransferase class I/II-fold pyridoxal phosphate-dependent enzyme, producing the protein MLPKLKILIIEDSQELLEQLSDSIRSTIELFDRPDIEMSVVEAVSVSRALDVVRNDGEIQAVVFSWDTTVLLDEVSMSTSLNQAKKKEKPKLENNAVVISAIKAIRRELPVYVLGDAIKGLDIVNQASGMESFFYRNDIISDPESILGYIINDFDDRNETPFWTAYKDYVVEANDSWHTPGHSGGASFRNSPYISDFYRFFGRNVFVSDLSVSVDSLGSLSDGTHAIGRAQANVANTFEVRQSYFVTNGSSTSNKIILQTLLREGDKVIADRNCHKSVHYGIVQARAMPVYLDSVFNPDYGIFSPPRLSQLKEVIEANTDAKLIVLTGCTYDGLLTDLKQVVALGHKHGIKVFIDEAWFAYSLFHPQFREYSAIEAGADYVTHSAHKVVSAFSQASFIHVNDPDFDRDFFKEIYSIHTSTSPKYQLMASLDVCRQQLEMEGYKILNELLANVEELKQQVARFSRIRILEKADFARVFPHFEQDNTGHDPLKILIDISALEYSNQEIHRFLMDEVGLEIEKFTHSTILVLLTLGGMRSKIVRLYNALKKLDEGKVSLNKSKSRSVIPATIPPINLVELPSKAFFGKRESIDWQDSAGRIAAGLVTPYPPGIPLLIPGQLIEDDHINYLRSLSNQKLTIQGLYDGELYVKCPD; encoded by the coding sequence ATGCTTCCAAAATTAAAAATTCTGATCATTGAAGATTCACAAGAATTATTAGAGCAACTGTCTGACAGTATTCGCTCTACCATAGAACTGTTCGACAGACCGGATATCGAAATGAGCGTTGTCGAGGCAGTTTCAGTATCACGCGCCCTTGATGTGGTAAGAAACGACGGCGAAATACAGGCTGTGGTATTTAGCTGGGATACCACGGTTTTACTTGATGAAGTGAGTATGAGCACAAGTCTTAATCAGGCTAAGAAGAAAGAAAAACCAAAGCTAGAAAACAATGCAGTAGTGATTAGTGCTATTAAAGCGATCCGCAGAGAGTTGCCTGTTTATGTATTGGGCGACGCTATAAAGGGTTTAGATATTGTGAATCAGGCCAGTGGCATGGAGTCGTTTTTCTATCGCAATGATATTATTTCCGATCCGGAATCTATTTTGGGTTACATCATCAACGATTTTGATGACAGAAACGAAACGCCGTTTTGGACCGCTTATAAAGACTATGTGGTAGAAGCGAATGATTCTTGGCATACGCCAGGTCACAGCGGTGGGGCAAGCTTTAGAAACTCTCCCTACATCAGTGATTTCTACCGCTTCTTTGGGCGAAATGTATTTGTGAGTGATTTATCAGTAAGTGTTGACTCCCTCGGTTCACTTTCAGATGGTACTCACGCTATTGGCAGGGCTCAGGCGAATGTCGCCAATACCTTTGAAGTTAGGCAGTCTTATTTCGTGACTAATGGTTCATCAACCTCAAACAAAATTATTCTGCAAACCTTACTGCGAGAAGGCGATAAAGTCATCGCTGACAGAAATTGCCATAAGTCGGTGCACTACGGCATTGTGCAAGCCCGCGCTATGCCCGTGTATTTAGACAGCGTGTTCAACCCAGACTACGGTATATTTTCACCGCCTCGTTTGTCGCAGTTAAAAGAAGTTATTGAAGCGAATACTGACGCTAAGCTGATTGTGCTGACGGGATGTACCTACGATGGCCTGCTTACTGATTTGAAACAAGTGGTGGCACTAGGGCACAAACACGGCATTAAGGTGTTTATCGATGAAGCGTGGTTTGCCTATTCCTTATTTCATCCTCAGTTTAGAGAGTATTCCGCTATTGAAGCCGGTGCTGATTACGTTACCCATTCAGCACATAAAGTAGTCTCGGCGTTCTCTCAAGCCTCGTTTATTCACGTTAACGACCCTGACTTCGACCGTGATTTCTTTAAAGAGATTTACAGCATTCACACCAGTACATCACCAAAATACCAGCTAATGGCATCCCTTGATGTGTGTCGACAGCAGTTAGAAATGGAAGGCTATAAAATACTTAACGAATTATTGGCCAACGTAGAAGAGTTGAAACAACAGGTAGCGCGTTTTAGCCGAATTCGTATTTTAGAAAAAGCAGACTTTGCGCGTGTATTTCCCCATTTTGAGCAAGATAACACGGGGCACGACCCGCTTAAAATTCTTATCGATATTTCTGCATTAGAATATTCGAATCAAGAAATTCATCGATTTTTGATGGACGAAGTGGGGTTAGAAATAGAGAAGTTTACTCATAGCACTATTCTAGTATTGCTAACATTAGGCGGCATGCGCTCTAAAATTGTCAGACTATATAACGCCCTTAAAAAGCTAGATGAAGGCAAGGTTTCGCTGAATAAAAGCAAAAGCCGTAGTGTTATACCAGCCACTATTCCGCCCATCAACTTAGTCGAACTACCCTCTAAAGCGTTTTTCGGGAAGCGGGAGTCTATCGATTGGCAAGACAGTGCGGGGCGTATTGCCGCTGGGTTGGTGACACCTTACCCGCCGGGCATTCCACTGCTTATTCCTGGACAATTAATAGAGGATGATCACATTAACTATTTGCGGTCTTTGTCTAATCAGAAACTCACCATACAAGGGCTTTACGATGGTGAGCTCTATGTTAAATGTCCTGATTAA
- a CDS encoding ECF-type sigma factor gives MEDVHLRDTSGEFTEVLNAWVINNDLKSANQLRSIVYYHLKGMVKKQISKKAGSDNALSLLDKLPNTTSLLHDVIIKLTAPDEIFENRQQFYASLAVFVRWMLQDEIKKRSAKKRTNDLEDMLQITDASIDSGLYLSFDNALSSLENVSKRCYQIALLHYYLGQNVGEITSQLNLSESTVYNELSAAKAYLRVQCEAA, from the coding sequence ATGGAAGATGTTCATTTGAGGGATACAAGCGGCGAATTTACCGAAGTGTTAAACGCTTGGGTAATTAATAACGATTTAAAAAGTGCCAATCAGCTTCGTAGTATTGTCTACTATCATTTAAAAGGCATGGTGAAAAAGCAAATTAGCAAAAAAGCGGGGTCTGACAATGCGCTTAGCCTGCTCGACAAGCTTCCTAATACCACCTCACTCCTTCACGATGTCATTATCAAACTGACTGCTCCTGATGAAATCTTTGAAAATAGGCAGCAGTTTTATGCTTCTCTCGCGGTGTTTGTGCGCTGGATGCTGCAAGATGAAATTAAAAAGCGCTCTGCGAAAAAACGCACTAACGATTTAGAAGACATGCTACAGATAACCGACGCTTCTATCGACTCAGGTTTATATCTTAGTTTCGACAATGCGTTATCTTCACTCGAAAATGTATCTAAGCGTTGTTACCAAATAGCGCTTCTTCACTATTATCTAGGGCAAAATGTAGGCGAAATAACCTCTCAGCTCAATTTAAGCGAATCTACGGTTTACAACGAATTGTCGGCGGCGAAAGCCTACCTTCGAGTTCAGTGCGAAGCCGCATAG